Proteins from a genomic interval of Pseudomonas silesiensis:
- the dibA gene encoding phosphodiesterase DibA — protein sequence MSATYRAALRASLLYLLVSIAWLQLSAHLLSSFFDSSEALQRWQLINGYAWVVFSAGLIFLARARLFHSVGIGARLRERSEDRQRLRQAAAVFDCTREGVLVTDSNGLIVHVNRAFMEITGYPCEEVLGQRPNMFKSGHHPPDFYQAMFATLNSVGEWSGEIWNRRKCGEIYPQWQTIRIIHDDQGRLSQYVAVFSDISAIKNSEHELKHLAHHDPLTDLPNRLLFTDRTEQALASAQIHKRGCALLLIDLDHFKMINDSLGHTIGDQLLKAVAERLQALFGQEITLARLGGDEFAVLAENCPQLMQAAALAQRIIDDFRQPFLIDGHQLFINTSIGISLFPGDALSAEQLLRNADSALFKAKGAGRDGYALYTEELTAHAQQRVATAVELRRALEQQELRVYYQPVHDLRTRRLVGVEALVRWEHPQRGLVSPAEFIPIAERTGLIAQIDAWVMQQACQQMCQWLQAGVALSFVAVNVSSRLFARRELFQQVAKILHETGLDPACLELEVTESAVMEDPEVALEQMHRMRELGVRLAIDDFGTGYSSLLRLKRLPVQKLKIDQGFVAGLPWDEDDAAIVRVIIALAQSMGMQVHAEGIEQVEQAGFLLEHGCDLGQGYWFGRPVPAGQLDWMRMPEIR from the coding sequence ATGTCTGCTACCTATCGCGCTGCTCTGCGCGCATCGCTGCTTTACCTTCTGGTTTCAATAGCCTGGCTGCAATTGAGTGCTCATTTATTGAGCAGTTTCTTCGATAGCTCCGAGGCATTGCAGCGATGGCAACTGATCAACGGTTACGCGTGGGTCGTGTTTAGCGCCGGGTTGATCTTCCTGGCTCGGGCGCGTTTGTTCCATAGCGTGGGGATCGGTGCCAGGTTGCGTGAGCGCAGCGAAGACCGGCAACGCTTGCGTCAGGCGGCTGCGGTGTTCGATTGCACCCGTGAAGGGGTGCTGGTCACCGACAGCAATGGACTGATTGTCCATGTGAATCGGGCGTTCATGGAAATCACCGGGTACCCGTGTGAGGAAGTGCTGGGCCAGCGACCGAACATGTTCAAGTCGGGCCATCACCCACCAGACTTTTACCAGGCGATGTTCGCGACACTCAATAGCGTCGGCGAGTGGAGCGGGGAAATCTGGAACCGGCGCAAATGCGGCGAGATCTACCCGCAATGGCAGACGATCCGCATCATTCACGACGATCAGGGACGGCTCAGCCAATACGTGGCAGTGTTTTCCGACATCAGCGCGATCAAGAACTCTGAACATGAACTCAAGCACCTTGCTCACCATGACCCGCTGACCGATCTGCCCAACCGCTTGCTGTTCACCGACCGCACCGAACAGGCGCTGGCTTCGGCGCAGATTCACAAGCGGGGTTGTGCGTTACTGCTGATCGATCTGGATCATTTCAAGATGATCAACGACAGCCTCGGGCACACGATCGGTGATCAGTTGCTCAAAGCTGTGGCCGAGCGTTTGCAAGCCCTGTTCGGCCAGGAAATTACCCTGGCGCGGCTGGGCGGCGATGAATTCGCCGTGCTGGCCGAAAACTGTCCACAGTTGATGCAGGCCGCAGCGCTGGCGCAGCGGATTATCGATGATTTCAGGCAGCCGTTCCTGATCGACGGGCATCAGCTGTTTATCAATACCAGCATCGGTATCAGTCTGTTTCCCGGCGACGCCTTGAGTGCCGAACAGCTGTTGCGCAACGCCGACTCGGCGCTGTTCAAGGCCAAAGGTGCGGGTCGCGATGGCTACGCCCTTTACACCGAAGAGCTGACCGCCCACGCCCAGCAACGGGTCGCGACTGCGGTTGAGCTGCGCCGTGCGCTGGAGCAGCAGGAACTGCGCGTGTATTACCAGCCGGTTCACGACCTCAGGACCCGTCGCCTGGTTGGTGTTGAGGCGCTGGTGCGCTGGGAGCATCCGCAGCGTGGGCTGGTGTCGCCGGCGGAATTCATTCCCATTGCCGAACGCACCGGATTGATCGCCCAAATCGATGCCTGGGTGATGCAACAGGCTTGTCAGCAAATGTGCCAGTGGCTGCAGGCCGGTGTGGCGTTGTCGTTTGTCGCGGTGAATGTTTCCTCGCGGTTGTTCGCTCGCCGTGAGCTGTTTCAGCAGGTGGCAAAAATACTGCACGAAACCGGGCTCGATCCGGCCTGCCTGGAACTGGAAGTCACCGAAAGTGCGGTGATGGAAGACCCTGAAGTGGCCTTGGAGCAGATGCATCGAATGCGCGAACTGGGTGTGCGGCTGGCCATCGATGACTTTGGTACCGGGTATTCGTCGTTACTGCGTCTTAAACGATTGCCGGTGCAGAAGCTGAAGATCGATCAGGGATTTGTCGCCGGGTTGCCGTGGGATGAGGATGACGCGGCGATTGTGCGGGTGATCATTGCCTTGGCGCAGAGCATGGGGATGCAGGTGCACGCCGAAGGGATTGAACAGGTCGAGCAGGCGGGGTTCCTGCTTGAGCACGGTTGCGATCTGGGGCAGGGGTATTGGTTCGGCAGACCGGTGCCGGCTGGGCAGCTGGACTGGATGCGGATGCCGGAAATCCGCTAG
- the desA gene encoding delta-9 fatty acid desaturase DesA: MWYEGFLGLSPWSMVAVTLLMTHVTIIGVTVYLHRYSAHRSLELNAGLKHFFRFWLWLTTAQNTREWTAIHRKHHAKCETEDDPHSPVVKGLSTVLRKGAELYRAEAENPETLRIYGKNCPDDWIERNLYTRFPLLGVAIMGVIDLLLFGTIGITIWAIQMMWIPVWAAGVVNGLGHAIGYRNFECRDAATNLVPWGILIGGEELHNNHHTYPNSAKLSVKKWEFDLGWAWIQVFSFFRLAKVQRVAPIAHRVEGKGNLDMDTAMAILNNRFQIMAQYRKLVIAPLVKQELEKVDHSVRHQFHRAKRLLSRETSLLDEKHHMRIQTMLEHSQALKVIYEKRLALQQIWVKTSSNGHDMLAAIKDWVHEAEASGIQSLRDFADQLKTYSLRPAASV; this comes from the coding sequence ATGTGGTACGAAGGTTTTCTCGGCTTGTCGCCCTGGTCAATGGTGGCAGTCACCCTGCTGATGACCCACGTGACGATTATTGGCGTCACGGTCTATCTGCATCGTTATTCAGCCCATCGCTCGCTTGAGCTCAATGCCGGCCTGAAACATTTCTTCCGCTTCTGGCTGTGGTTGACCACCGCCCAGAACACCCGCGAGTGGACCGCTATCCACCGCAAGCATCACGCCAAATGCGAAACCGAAGATGACCCGCACAGCCCGGTCGTCAAAGGTTTGTCCACCGTTCTGCGCAAAGGTGCCGAGCTGTACCGCGCCGAAGCGGAAAACCCCGAGACCTTGCGCATCTACGGCAAGAACTGCCCGGACGACTGGATCGAACGCAACCTGTACACCCGTTTCCCGCTGCTGGGCGTGGCGATCATGGGCGTTATCGACCTGCTGCTGTTCGGCACCATCGGCATCACCATCTGGGCGATCCAGATGATGTGGATCCCTGTCTGGGCTGCCGGCGTGGTCAATGGCCTGGGCCATGCCATCGGCTACCGCAACTTCGAATGCCGCGATGCGGCGACCAATCTGGTGCCTTGGGGCATCCTGATCGGCGGCGAAGAACTGCATAACAACCATCACACCTACCCGAACTCGGCGAAGTTGTCGGTGAAGAAGTGGGAGTTCGATCTCGGCTGGGCATGGATACAAGTCTTCAGTTTCTTCCGTCTGGCCAAGGTCCAGCGCGTCGCGCCGATTGCCCATCGGGTCGAAGGCAAAGGCAATCTGGACATGGACACCGCCATGGCCATCCTCAACAACCGCTTCCAGATCATGGCCCAGTACCGCAAGCTGGTGATCGCCCCGCTGGTAAAGCAGGAGCTGGAAAAGGTCGATCACTCGGTCCGTCACCAGTTCCACCGGGCCAAACGCCTGCTCTCGCGGGAAACCAGCCTGCTGGATGAAAAGCACCACATGCGCATTCAGACCATGCTCGAGCACAGTCAGGCGCTGAAGGTCATCTACGAGAAACGCCTGGCCTTGCAGCAGATCTGGGTCAAGACCAGTTCGAATGGTCACGACATGCTGGCCGCCATCAAGGATTGGGTACACGAAGCCGAAGCCAGCGGAATTCAATCGCTGCGCGACTTCGCCGACCAGTTGAAAACCTACTCCCTGCGTCCTGCTGCTTCCGTCTGA
- the cysW gene encoding sulfate ABC transporter permease subunit CysW yields the protein MSQSSIAAASSNASRRGSASSRRLLIGLGWLVFALFLLLPLVIVVSQGLKLGIGAFFTAIFEPDALSALKLTVIAVLISVPLNLVFGVSAAWCVSKYSFRGKSILVTLIDLPFSVSPVIAGLVYVLMFGAQGLFGPWLQDHDIQIVFALPGIVLATIFVTVPFVARELIPLMQEQGTQEEEAARLLGANGWQMFWHVTVPNIKWGLIYGVVLCTARAMGEFGAVSVVSGHIRGVTNTLPLHVEILYNEYNHVAAFAVASLLLILALFILLLKQWSENRINRLRASAAEE from the coding sequence ATGTCCCAATCGTCTATTGCTGCTGCTTCCTCGAACGCCTCCCGTCGTGGCAGCGCCTCATCGCGGCGGCTGCTGATCGGCCTGGGCTGGCTGGTTTTTGCGCTGTTCCTGTTGTTGCCGCTGGTGATCGTGGTGTCCCAGGGCCTCAAGCTCGGAATCGGTGCGTTCTTTACTGCGATCTTTGAACCGGATGCACTGTCGGCCCTGAAACTCACGGTGATCGCCGTGTTGATTTCGGTGCCGTTGAACCTGGTATTCGGCGTCAGTGCGGCGTGGTGCGTGAGCAAGTATTCGTTCCGCGGCAAAAGTATCCTCGTGACCCTGATCGACCTGCCGTTCTCGGTGTCGCCGGTGATCGCCGGCCTGGTCTACGTGCTGATGTTCGGCGCCCAGGGTTTGTTCGGGCCATGGTTGCAGGACCACGACATTCAGATCGTCTTCGCTTTGCCGGGCATCGTGCTGGCGACGATTTTCGTCACCGTGCCGTTCGTGGCCCGCGAGCTGATTCCGCTGATGCAGGAGCAAGGCACCCAGGAAGAGGAGGCCGCGCGCCTGCTCGGGGCCAATGGCTGGCAGATGTTCTGGCATGTCACCGTGCCCAACATCAAATGGGGCCTGATCTACGGCGTGGTGCTGTGTACGGCGCGGGCCATGGGTGAGTTCGGTGCGGTGTCGGTGGTTTCCGGGCACATTCGCGGGGTGACCAATACCTTGCCGTTGCACGTCGAGATCCTCTACAACGAATACAACCACGTGGCCGCGTTCGCCGTGGCGAGCCTGTTGCTGATCCTGGCGCTCTTCATCCTGCTGCTCAAGCAGTGGAGCGAAAACCGTATTAACCGCCTGCGCGCCAGCGCCGCGGAGGAATAA
- a CDS encoding HDOD domain-containing protein yields the protein MTAVVLPAVPRVLIAEADPWSRDLLKQVLLSVRCDARLDLCADGQEALRLLAEYPYDLVIVDWELPGIDGLNVLRSVRQRKRNPPLPFILMSSRNDSASVRQALPLAPAAYLTKPLNMESLTRRLQGLLLTAGEQVLCDEPTLAPGMTLAVFLERRRELADGASLMTDVQLALKRSLNPDSIDLTLLHDEIRTDPQITAVLIAAANSAAQYQGVAVQTLSQALHRLGIEQSMNLVLGLALKRSARFSDPCLADYAERYSELSRQTADYARSLARLLDLDQERCYCAGMLHRLGELALLRSLQEWKQAGGELDEREAVGDALAAFGAAYGSALRTRWRLPLELRGLIAAVYELGGGVYSREALVMNMAAQLARLPGQEGIEVLAKSRAARLLKIGVPELTRLRQRQA from the coding sequence ATGACCGCTGTGGTGTTACCTGCTGTACCGCGTGTGTTGATCGCCGAGGCCGACCCCTGGTCTCGTGACCTGCTCAAGCAAGTGCTGTTGAGCGTGCGCTGCGATGCGCGGCTGGATCTGTGTGCCGATGGTCAGGAAGCACTGCGCTTGCTGGCGGAATATCCCTACGACCTGGTGATCGTTGACTGGGAGTTGCCAGGCATCGATGGCTTGAACGTATTGCGCAGTGTTCGCCAGCGCAAACGCAATCCGCCACTGCCGTTCATACTGATGAGCAGCCGCAACGACAGTGCCAGCGTGCGCCAAGCCTTGCCCTTGGCGCCTGCGGCCTATCTGACCAAACCCCTGAACATGGAGAGCCTGACCCGGCGTCTGCAGGGTTTGCTGCTCACTGCTGGCGAGCAAGTGTTGTGCGATGAGCCGACGCTGGCGCCGGGCATGACCTTGGCGGTTTTCCTGGAGCGCCGACGCGAACTGGCTGATGGCGCATCCCTGATGACCGACGTGCAGTTGGCGCTCAAGCGCAGCCTCAATCCCGACAGCATCGATCTGACGCTGCTGCATGACGAGATCCGTACCGATCCGCAGATCACCGCCGTACTGATCGCCGCCGCCAACAGCGCGGCCCAATATCAGGGTGTTGCCGTACAAACCTTGTCCCAGGCGCTGCACCGTCTCGGCATTGAACAAAGCATGAACCTGGTTCTGGGGTTGGCCCTCAAGCGCAGTGCGCGGTTCAGCGATCCATGCCTGGCGGACTACGCCGAGCGTTATAGTGAGCTGTCGCGGCAAACCGCCGACTATGCGCGGTCGCTGGCGCGCTTGCTGGATCTGGATCAGGAGCGCTGTTATTGCGCCGGTATGCTGCATCGACTGGGCGAACTGGCGTTGTTGCGGTCTTTGCAGGAATGGAAGCAAGCCGGGGGTGAGCTGGATGAGCGGGAGGCGGTGGGTGATGCGCTGGCGGCATTCGGCGCGGCCTATGGTTCGGCATTGCGCACTCGCTGGCGTTTACCGCTGGAGTTGCGAGGCTTGATTGCGGCGGTCTACGAGCTCGGTGGCGGTGTTTACTCCCGTGAGGCGCTGGTGATGAACATGGCTGCTCAGCTGGCGCGTCTGCCCGGGCAGGAGGGTATTGAGGTGCTGGCGAAGAGCCGGGCGGCGCGGTTGCTGAAGATCGGAGTGCCGGAATTGACGCGTCTGCGCCAAAGGCAAGCCTGA
- a CDS encoding sulfate ABC transporter substrate-binding protein — protein MSSIRHFALAALASALFAGSAVAKDYELLNVSYDPTRELYQDYNAEFSSFWKKAHPDDNVKIQQSHGGSGKQGRAVIDGLRADVVTLALAGDIDEIAKLGKTLPADWQKRLPEASTPYTSTIVFLVRKGNPKGIKDWGDLTKSGVEVITPNPKTSGGARWNFLAAWAYGLKANGGDETKAKEYVQTLFKHVPVLDTGARGSTITFVNNGQGDVLLAWENEAFLALKEDGGADKFDIVVPSLSILAEPPVAVIDKNAEKKGNTEIAEAYLKHLYSPAGQEIAAKNFYRPRDKDVAAKYAKQFPTLELVTIDKDFGGWKTAQPKFFNDGGVFDQIYQAQ, from the coding sequence ATGTCGTCGATTCGTCATTTCGCTTTGGCCGCCTTGGCCAGTGCTCTATTTGCTGGCTCCGCAGTTGCCAAGGATTACGAACTGCTCAACGTGTCGTACGACCCGACTCGAGAGCTGTATCAGGACTACAACGCCGAATTCAGCAGTTTCTGGAAGAAAGCGCATCCGGACGACAACGTGAAAATCCAGCAATCCCATGGTGGCTCGGGCAAGCAGGGTCGGGCAGTGATCGACGGTCTGCGCGCCGATGTGGTGACGCTGGCCTTGGCCGGTGACATCGATGAAATCGCCAAGCTCGGCAAGACTCTGCCGGCCGACTGGCAGAAGCGTCTGCCGGAGGCGAGCACGCCGTACACCTCGACCATCGTGTTCCTGGTGCGCAAGGGCAATCCCAAGGGCATCAAGGATTGGGGCGATTTGACCAAGAGCGGAGTGGAAGTCATCACGCCGAACCCGAAAACCTCCGGCGGCGCGCGCTGGAACTTCCTGGCAGCCTGGGCCTATGGCCTGAAAGCCAACGGCGGTGACGAAACCAAGGCCAAGGAATACGTACAGACCCTGTTCAAGCACGTTCCTGTCCTGGACACCGGTGCTCGCGGTTCGACCATCACTTTCGTCAACAACGGCCAGGGCGATGTGCTGCTGGCTTGGGAAAACGAAGCCTTCCTGGCGCTTAAAGAAGATGGCGGTGCCGACAAGTTCGACATCGTGGTGCCTTCGCTGTCGATTCTCGCCGAACCTCCGGTGGCTGTGATCGACAAAAACGCCGAGAAAAAGGGCAATACCGAGATCGCCGAGGCGTATCTCAAGCACCTGTACAGCCCGGCGGGCCAGGAAATCGCGGCGAAAAACTTTTATCGTCCACGTGACAAGGATGTCGCAGCCAAGTACGCCAAACAGTTCCCGACCCTGGAACTGGTGACGATTGACAAGGACTTCGGCGGCTGGAAAACCGCGCAACCGAAATTCTTCAATGACGGCGGCGTGTTCGACCAGATTTACCAGGCGCAGTAA
- a CDS encoding GGDEF domain-containing protein has protein sequence MVNRNLQDSSLPQWPEAAVTLTALFHAQGEVTRLSEREQLFNTLLVSVNAVLWAFNWETRQMLYVSPAYERIFGRSAELLLSDYNQWRDSIYPDDLDYAERSMAEVLINGAVEDREYRIIAADGQVRWLSDKCFINRLAEPGQPMIIVGIAEDITDKKHIETELQRLATTDGLTQSSNRRHFFDCAHREFEQARKQDEPLSFLLLDIDDFKVINDTYGHQVGDSVLQRIAESGRASLRRGDVFGRIGGEEFAAVFPGCAPDMAMQVAERLQREIQRLGFCHDDQTFGITISQGLTSLTAEDANIDALFARADAAMYEAKRQGKNRIICG, from the coding sequence ATGGTCAATAGAAACCTACAAGACTCATCCCTCCCGCAGTGGCCCGAGGCCGCAGTAACACTAACGGCGCTGTTCCACGCCCAAGGCGAAGTGACGCGCCTGAGCGAACGCGAACAGCTGTTCAATACCCTGCTGGTGAGCGTCAACGCGGTGCTTTGGGCATTCAACTGGGAAACCCGCCAGATGCTCTATGTGAGCCCTGCCTATGAGCGGATCTTCGGCCGTTCCGCAGAACTTTTACTGTCCGACTACAACCAGTGGCGCGACAGTATTTACCCCGACGACCTGGACTATGCCGAGCGCAGCATGGCCGAAGTATTAATCAATGGCGCCGTGGAAGACCGTGAGTACCGCATCATCGCCGCCGACGGCCAGGTGCGCTGGCTGAGTGACAAGTGCTTCATCAATCGTCTGGCCGAGCCGGGACAGCCGATGATCATCGTCGGCATTGCCGAAGACATCACCGACAAGAAGCACATCGAAACCGAACTGCAGCGCCTGGCTACCACAGACGGTCTGACCCAGAGCAGCAACCGTCGGCACTTCTTCGACTGCGCCCACCGCGAATTCGAACAGGCGCGCAAACAGGACGAGCCGCTATCGTTCCTGCTGCTGGATATCGATGATTTCAAAGTGATCAATGACACCTATGGCCACCAGGTGGGCGATAGCGTGCTGCAACGGATCGCCGAGAGCGGTCGCGCTTCGTTGCGCCGCGGTGATGTCTTCGGACGGATCGGCGGAGAGGAGTTCGCGGCGGTATTCCCCGGCTGCGCACCGGACATGGCCATGCAAGTGGCCGAGCGCCTGCAGCGGGAGATTCAGCGATTGGGCTTTTGCCATGACGACCAGACGTTTGGCATCACCATCAGTCAGGGCTTGACCAGCCTCACTGCCGAGGATGCAAACATCGACGCCTTGTTCGCCCGCGCCGATGCGGCGATGTACGAGGCGAAGCGCCAGGGCAAGAACCGGATCATCTGCGGCTAG
- the oscA gene encoding sulfur starvation response protein OscA, translated as MSASLRSVDGQDEATILREIQSALRDLRFGAVEITVHNAQVVQIERKEKFRLQNPGNKPS; from the coding sequence ATGAGCGCATCCCTGCGTAGCGTTGACGGACAAGACGAAGCCACCATCTTGCGTGAGATCCAGAGTGCCTTGCGCGACCTGCGGTTCGGCGCCGTGGAAATCACCGTGCACAACGCACAGGTGGTCCAGATCGAACGCAAGGAAAAATTCCGTTTGCAGAACCCGGGCAACAAGCCGAGCTGA
- the cysT gene encoding sulfate ABC transporter permease subunit CysT, with amino-acid sequence MSRRISPVIPGFGLTLGYTLVYLSLIVLIPLAAMFVHAAQLTWEQFWAIISAPRVLAALKLSFGTALYAAIINGIIGTLLAWVLVRYTFPGRKIIDAMIDLPFALPTAVAGIALTALYAPNGWVGQFAADLGFKIAYTPLGITLALTFVTLPFVVRTVQPVLADIPREVEEAAACLGAKPLQVFRHILVPALLPAWLTGFALAFARGVGEYGSVIFIAGNMPMKTEILPLLIMVKLDQYDYTGATSIGVLMLVVSFILLLLINLLQRRIETP; translated from the coding sequence ATGTCGCGTCGTATCTCCCCCGTCATACCCGGCTTCGGGCTGACGCTGGGCTACACCTTGGTGTACCTCAGCCTGATTGTGCTCATTCCACTGGCGGCGATGTTCGTGCATGCCGCTCAACTCACCTGGGAACAGTTCTGGGCGATTATCTCGGCACCGCGGGTGCTGGCGGCGTTGAAGCTGAGCTTCGGCACCGCCCTCTACGCTGCGATCATCAACGGCATCATCGGCACGCTGCTGGCCTGGGTGCTGGTGCGCTACACCTTCCCGGGACGAAAAATCATCGACGCGATGATCGATCTTCCGTTCGCATTGCCCACTGCCGTTGCCGGTATCGCCTTGACCGCGCTCTACGCGCCGAACGGCTGGGTGGGGCAATTCGCGGCCGACCTGGGGTTCAAGATCGCGTATACCCCCCTCGGCATCACCCTGGCGCTGACTTTTGTAACGCTTCCATTCGTGGTACGTACAGTACAGCCAGTATTGGCCGATATCCCCCGTGAAGTGGAGGAAGCGGCGGCGTGCCTCGGTGCGAAACCCCTGCAGGTTTTCCGCCATATCCTGGTACCTGCCTTGCTGCCCGCCTGGTTGACTGGCTTCGCCTTGGCCTTTGCCCGTGGGGTTGGCGAGTATGGATCGGTGATATTCATCGCCGGCAACATGCCGATGAAAACCGAGATTCTCCCGCTGCTGATCATGGTCAAACTCGACCAGTACGATTACACCGGCGCTACCTCCATTGGTGTACTGATGCTGGTGGTTTCCTTCATCCTGTTGCTGCTGATCAACTTGCTGCAGCGGCGCATCGAAACCCCATAA